Proteins encoded within one genomic window of Anaerosporomusa subterranea:
- the smpB gene encoding SsrA-binding protein SmpB, translated as MPKQVGIKIAAENRKARHDYHIHETYEAGIVLTGTEVKSLRAGKANLKDSYGKVENAEVFLHNMHISPYEQGNRFNHEPLRKRKLLMHRVEINKLIGKVKEKGFALVPLKIYFTHGLAKVEIALATGKKLYDKRDDMAERDAKRDMDRAFRDSQKM; from the coding sequence ATGCCCAAACAAGTCGGCATCAAAATCGCGGCAGAAAACCGCAAAGCCAGACACGACTATCACATCCATGAAACCTATGAAGCAGGCATCGTCCTTACCGGAACTGAAGTCAAATCTCTACGTGCCGGCAAAGCCAACCTCAAGGACAGCTATGGCAAGGTTGAAAACGCTGAGGTCTTCCTGCACAATATGCACATCAGCCCTTATGAGCAGGGTAACCGATTTAACCACGAACCACTGCGCAAGCGCAAATTGCTCATGCACCGTGTTGAGATTAACAAGCTAATCGGCAAGGTCAAAGAAAAAGGCTTCGCCCTAGTGCCGCTCAAGATCTACTTCACCCACGGCTTGGCCAAGGTGGAGATAGCGCTAGCGACAGGCAAGAAACTCTACGACAAACGCGACGACATGGCCGAACGTGACGCAAAACGCGATATGGATCGTGCGTTTCGCGATAGCCAGAAAATGTAA
- the ptsP gene encoding phosphoenolpyruvate--protein phosphotransferase, giving the protein MDDHKSWQGIGVSTGKAVGRVWRLIPTLFAEAKQTKKDAVDIAREMEHLAVAAELTRRDIARSQEQLRTDKGDEYADIFAAHALILDDPSFLPEAEKVIQNGVIAVDAVSQVGEEAAALLEEIEDEYFRERAADVRAVMGQIIRHLLGAGKPFDEAFPVEGSYIVAADEMTPAETIALPKQRVLGFLVRKGGKTSHAAILARTYGIPAVLGLAISWEEMETLQYVRLDGDTGIVDVLDETQYLAGSKQQSTIEQFDEAEVSPLLQSMTLAANIGSPSELPIAKKFFAQGVGLYRTEFLFMGDSLPSEDDQTEAYRSVIATCAPHTTVIRTLDIGGDKQAPALNLPKEQNPFLGVRALRLCFARPDIFHTQLRAIWRASCAGPTAVMFPMVTTIEELCQAKAALEAARQAVIADGYSVGDIAVGMMIEVPSAALIAKHLAKEVDFFSIGTNDLTQYTLAVDRENSSLNQLNQPYHPAVLQLIVTISQAAHAAGIWTGICGEAGGDPILTPFFAALGIDELSMAPGQLPKVRKKLTSLHFDPGEKEELVSSILDCATQDEVRALLSRYGD; this is encoded by the coding sequence GTGGACGACCATAAATCTTGGCAGGGTATCGGCGTGTCAACTGGTAAAGCAGTGGGCAGAGTTTGGCGTTTGATACCGACACTCTTTGCAGAGGCGAAACAAACGAAGAAAGATGCCGTCGATATTGCCCGGGAAATGGAGCATCTTGCAGTCGCTGCGGAACTAACCCGCCGTGATATTGCCAGAAGTCAAGAGCAACTTCGCACTGATAAAGGCGATGAATATGCTGACATATTTGCCGCCCATGCGCTCATTCTAGATGATCCCTCATTCTTGCCAGAGGCGGAGAAGGTCATCCAGAATGGTGTTATAGCAGTGGACGCTGTTTCGCAAGTTGGCGAAGAAGCAGCCGCCTTACTGGAAGAGATTGAAGATGAATACTTTCGTGAGCGGGCCGCAGATGTTAGAGCAGTTATGGGGCAAATCATTCGACACCTTTTAGGCGCCGGCAAGCCGTTCGATGAAGCCTTTCCAGTGGAAGGCAGTTACATCGTCGCTGCCGATGAGATGACTCCGGCGGAAACCATCGCTTTGCCAAAACAACGGGTACTCGGTTTCCTTGTCCGCAAAGGCGGCAAGACTTCTCATGCGGCCATACTGGCCCGCACCTATGGTATTCCGGCTGTTCTTGGTCTGGCTATATCCTGGGAAGAGATGGAGACTTTGCAATACGTCCGTCTGGACGGTGATACAGGAATTGTTGACGTATTAGATGAGACTCAATACCTTGCCGGTAGCAAGCAACAGTCAACTATTGAACAATTTGATGAGGCTGAGGTCTCGCCTCTACTTCAGAGCATGACATTGGCTGCGAATATTGGCTCTCCGTCTGAGCTGCCGATTGCCAAAAAGTTCTTTGCGCAGGGCGTGGGGCTCTATCGTACAGAGTTTTTATTTATGGGAGACTCTTTACCTAGCGAAGACGACCAGACGGAAGCCTATCGCTCGGTTATTGCCACCTGTGCGCCACATACTACTGTCATTCGCACACTGGATATCGGCGGCGATAAACAAGCGCCAGCGCTCAACCTCCCCAAAGAACAGAATCCCTTCCTCGGCGTCAGAGCTTTACGACTCTGCTTCGCGCGACCAGATATTTTTCATACTCAGCTTCGGGCTATCTGGCGTGCCTCATGTGCTGGGCCTACTGCCGTTATGTTCCCGATGGTTACGACGATTGAGGAACTCTGTCAGGCCAAGGCCGCGCTCGAAGCCGCTCGTCAAGCTGTTATTGCCGATGGATATTCTGTCGGTGACATCGCGGTCGGCATGATGATAGAAGTTCCGTCCGCAGCTCTGATCGCCAAGCATTTAGCGAAAGAAGTCGATTTCTTCAGCATTGGCACCAATGATCTGACTCAATACACGTTGGCTGTTGATCGAGAAAATAGCTCTCTCAACCAGCTAAATCAGCCATACCATCCAGCAGTTTTGCAACTAATCGTTACCATCAGCCAAGCTGCCCACGCAGCAGGCATCTGGACCGGCATCTGTGGCGAAGCCGGTGGCGATCCGATATTAACTCCCTTCTTCGCCGCCCTCGGTATCGACGAACTCAGCATGGCCCCAGGCCAACTGCCTAAAGTCCGCAAAAAACTAACATCCCTACATTTCGATCCTGGCGAAAAAGAAGAATTAGTTAGCTCCATCCTCGACTGCGCCACCCAAGACGAAGTGCGCGCTCTGCTCTCACGCTATGGAGACTAA
- the rnr gene encoding ribonuclease R, giving the protein MDLKQQIIDFMRNEAYRPLSAEDLADEMDLKAKEVAGFFSALEELTEEAAVIKTRYEKYGLPDKMNLVVGRLTIHSKGFGFLLPENPDEEDVFIAPDALMSAMHNDRVVVRLHNMRTSADRRREGEVIRIVKRANEKIVGIYESSRHFGFVIPDDKRIKHDIFIPQHEIGQAKSGDKVVAEVTAWPEKHKSAEGKIVEVLGKPGDKGIEVLAILTRHNLSTEFPAKVEKEAANTPSAISPEELAERRDLRHLPIVTIDGEDAKDLDDAVYVERQKNGNYRLGVHIADVSYYVRENMALDLEARERGTSVYLVDRVLPMLPPRLSNGICSLNAGEDRLALSCEMEIDQQGRVINYDIYQSVIHVKNRLTYTAVRKILAEQDEELIAKYRDQVSHMQEMERLCLILRNRRMRRGAIDFDFPEVKVKLDETGKPIEIVKRVRTIAESIIEEFMLVANETVAEHMFRLEVPFVYRVHEEPAAEKLAKLSNLLNNFGQRLGKLDDIQPGVLQKVLSKIAGRPEERIISTVMLRSLKQARYESENLGHFGLAASFYTHFTSPIRRYPDLIVHRLLHEMIAGGISGKRREKLLELLPEIAFHSSERERAAAEAERESVELKKVEYMEQFIGQEFTGIINGVTAFGVFVELDNGVEGLVHVSTMDDDYYTYVEEQYMLLGERTRKIYRLGDPVAIIVTKVSHEDRNIDFRFTDETVDSRPLGEKTGGKREPRREGRKPRELSGETRENKARPTAAQPKGASRGRNTSPKAGLGRSKTGSAKPKTGAARPKQTNRPGSKKR; this is encoded by the coding sequence ATGGATTTAAAACAACAAATCATTGACTTCATGCGAAATGAAGCCTACAGGCCATTGTCGGCCGAAGACTTAGCCGATGAAATGGATCTAAAGGCCAAAGAAGTTGCCGGATTCTTCTCTGCTTTGGAAGAGCTCACAGAGGAGGCCGCTGTTATTAAAACACGCTATGAGAAATATGGTTTGCCTGACAAGATGAATCTGGTTGTCGGGCGGCTGACCATCCATAGCAAAGGCTTTGGGTTTTTGCTGCCGGAAAACCCGGATGAGGAAGATGTCTTTATCGCCCCTGATGCCTTGATGAGTGCTATGCATAATGACCGGGTGGTAGTGCGCCTTCACAACATGCGCACAAGCGCTGACCGCAGACGCGAGGGCGAGGTTATCCGCATCGTCAAACGCGCCAACGAGAAGATAGTCGGAATTTATGAGTCAAGCCGCCATTTTGGCTTCGTCATTCCTGATGATAAGCGGATCAAACACGATATTTTCATCCCGCAACACGAAATTGGACAAGCGAAAAGTGGCGATAAAGTCGTTGCAGAAGTTACAGCTTGGCCGGAAAAACATAAGAGCGCCGAAGGTAAAATTGTCGAGGTGCTTGGAAAACCGGGAGACAAAGGCATTGAAGTTTTGGCGATCCTGACACGACATAATCTATCCACCGAGTTTCCCGCTAAGGTTGAGAAAGAAGCGGCTAACACCCCGTCAGCCATCAGCCCAGAAGAACTAGCCGAACGTCGCGATTTACGCCATCTGCCGATTGTCACTATCGATGGTGAAGATGCCAAAGACCTCGACGACGCCGTTTATGTTGAACGCCAAAAAAATGGCAACTACCGGTTGGGTGTGCATATCGCTGATGTCAGTTATTATGTTCGTGAAAATATGGCGTTAGACTTAGAGGCTCGTGAACGTGGCACCAGCGTTTATTTGGTTGATCGCGTGTTACCCATGCTGCCGCCGCGCTTATCCAATGGTATCTGCAGTCTGAACGCCGGCGAGGATCGCCTGGCGTTATCCTGTGAGATGGAAATCGACCAACAGGGGCGAGTGATTAATTATGATATCTATCAATCGGTTATCCATGTAAAAAATCGCCTGACCTATACAGCGGTACGTAAAATACTAGCTGAGCAGGATGAAGAGCTGATCGCCAAGTATCGTGATCAAGTCAGCCATATGCAAGAAATGGAACGACTTTGCTTAATCCTACGCAACCGTCGCATGCGCCGGGGCGCGATTGACTTCGACTTTCCGGAAGTTAAAGTAAAATTAGATGAAACCGGAAAACCGATCGAGATTGTTAAACGGGTGCGAACCATTGCTGAATCCATCATTGAAGAATTTATGTTGGTCGCGAATGAGACGGTGGCTGAGCATATGTTCCGCTTGGAAGTTCCCTTTGTCTATCGTGTTCACGAAGAGCCTGCGGCCGAAAAACTAGCAAAATTGAGCAACCTGCTTAACAACTTCGGCCAGCGTTTAGGGAAACTGGATGATATTCAGCCAGGCGTCTTGCAAAAGGTGTTAAGCAAAATTGCCGGTCGACCTGAGGAACGAATTATCAGTACTGTTATGCTGCGGTCGCTCAAACAGGCCCGTTATGAATCAGAGAATTTAGGCCATTTTGGCTTGGCCGCGAGCTTTTACACACATTTCACTTCACCCATCCGTCGCTACCCAGACCTGATTGTGCATCGCCTGTTGCACGAAATGATCGCAGGCGGGATTTCCGGTAAAAGACGCGAAAAACTCCTCGAACTCTTGCCTGAGATTGCCTTTCATTCCTCAGAACGCGAACGCGCTGCCGCAGAAGCGGAACGTGAAAGTGTCGAACTGAAAAAGGTCGAATACATGGAGCAATTTATTGGCCAGGAATTTACCGGCATTATCAACGGCGTGACCGCGTTTGGCGTCTTTGTCGAATTGGATAATGGCGTCGAAGGGCTTGTGCATGTCTCGACCATGGATGACGACTACTATACCTATGTCGAGGAACAATACATGCTGCTCGGCGAGCGAACACGTAAGATTTACCGGTTAGGCGATCCGGTTGCAATTATCGTGACCAAAGTCAGTCATGAGGATCGCAATATTGACTTCCGTTTTACTGACGAGACGGTGGACAGCCGACCACTGGGAGAAAAAACTGGCGGGAAACGCGAACCAAGGCGAGAAGGACGGAAACCGAGAGAACTCAGCGGGGAAACCAGAGAAAATAAAGCTCGTCCGACTGCTGCACAACCGAAGGGCGCGAGTCGAGGGAGGAATACTTCCCCTAAAGCTGGTTTAGGGCGCTCGAAGACTGGTTCGGCAAAACCAAAGACCGGAGCTGCGAGACCAAAACAGACAAATAGACCTGGGTCGAAAAAACGCTAG
- a CDS encoding PaaI family thioesterase, giving the protein MSDQNSWCFVCGEENPIGLHLTFSEENETYISTFTPGPEHQSYNGVLHGGIISTLLDEIMARYLYAKGQTAVTAKLEVRFRAPTPIGQPLTIRGRIVGQKGSMYEMAGSIALADGTITAESKALIAIV; this is encoded by the coding sequence ATGAGTGACCAGAATAGTTGGTGCTTTGTTTGTGGTGAAGAAAACCCCATCGGTTTGCATTTGACCTTTAGTGAAGAAAATGAAACCTATATCAGCACCTTTACACCGGGGCCAGAGCATCAAAGCTACAACGGCGTGCTCCACGGCGGCATTATCAGTACGCTTCTCGATGAGATTATGGCGCGCTACCTATATGCGAAAGGTCAAACCGCAGTTACCGCAAAATTGGAGGTTCGCTTTCGCGCCCCAACTCCCATTGGGCAGCCGCTAACTATTCGTGGCAGGATCGTAGGGCAAAAGGGTTCTATGTATGAAATGGCAGGGTCAATCGCGTTAGCTGATGGCACTATCACAGCAGAAAGCAAGGCGCTCATTGCTATAGTTTAG
- a CDS encoding alpha/beta hydrolase, which translates to MAILKGAEPFLYRGDSHGVLLPHGFTGSPSEMRLLGEFLHRQGYTVYGPRLPGHGTHHQDMEKTEWRQWYGAVEDGFHILKGICKEVSVVGLSMGGILALLLASEYPVKRVVSLSAPIYIADQRLKWLNVYRMFRRYAPKRRRKLDVSPEYYVGYDRTPLRNLSSLLELIQHVKNRLAQLQTPLLVVQSRAEHTVRPESADYIYQHAGSREKELFWLQKSGHIVTLDAEKEIVFKKVAAFLEKPFGDVR; encoded by the coding sequence TTGGCCATACTAAAAGGAGCGGAACCATTCTTATATCGTGGTGACAGCCATGGTGTACTGCTACCCCACGGCTTCACCGGATCACCCTCTGAAATGCGTCTATTGGGCGAGTTTCTCCATCGCCAGGGGTATACTGTTTATGGGCCACGACTACCCGGCCATGGCACACATCATCAAGACATGGAGAAGACTGAATGGCGGCAATGGTATGGAGCGGTGGAAGATGGGTTCCATATTTTGAAAGGCATTTGCAAGGAAGTCTCTGTCGTTGGCTTGTCCATGGGCGGTATATTAGCCTTGCTCTTGGCGAGCGAATACCCAGTGAAGCGGGTGGTGAGTCTTAGCGCGCCAATCTACATAGCTGATCAACGTCTAAAATGGCTGAATGTTTATCGGATGTTTCGCCGTTATGCCCCTAAGCGCAGGCGAAAACTGGATGTATCTCCTGAATACTATGTGGGGTATGACCGGACGCCACTGCGTAATCTTTCCAGTCTGCTCGAGCTGATCCAACACGTAAAAAATCGACTGGCGCAGCTTCAGACTCCGCTGTTGGTCGTTCAATCAAGAGCGGAACATACTGTCCGGCCTGAAAGCGCGGATTATATCTACCAGCATGCGGGTTCACGAGAAAAAGAACTGTTTTGGCTGCAAAAGTCGGGTCATATTGTGACCTTGGACGCAGAAAAAGAAATCGTATTTAAAAAAGTCGCCGCTTTCTTAGAGAAGCCTTTTGGCGACGTAAGATAG
- a CDS encoding 3-hydroxyacyl-ACP dehydratase FabZ family protein: protein MRKVDIESLLPQREPFLFVDELLSAGMDEIVGIMKYDETFPYYLSCSRQRKIVPGVILIESLVQCGGAGVNSLGITEKALWGLASLEKVQFHGVVEPNSTVKMVVKNLKISNKVIKQTGVSLREGEAILEATWFCLRFK, encoded by the coding sequence ATGCGAAAGGTTGATATCGAGTCGCTCCTTCCTCAACGTGAGCCCTTTTTGTTTGTCGATGAACTGCTTTCCGCTGGCATGGATGAAATCGTTGGTATTATGAAATATGATGAAACCTTCCCGTATTATCTAAGCTGCTCACGACAGCGGAAGATCGTTCCCGGCGTTATACTGATTGAGTCACTGGTTCAATGCGGCGGTGCCGGTGTAAACAGTTTAGGAATAACAGAAAAGGCGCTTTGGGGTTTAGCATCGCTTGAAAAGGTTCAGTTTCACGGCGTTGTTGAACCGAATTCAACCGTGAAAATGGTCGTGAAGAATTTGAAAATATCTAATAAGGTAATAAAACAGACCGGGGTAAGTCTCCGTGAAGGAGAAGCCATTCTTGAAGCAACTTGGTTCTGCTTGCGATTTAAATAA
- a CDS encoding class I adenylate-forming enzyme family protein has translation MKGAENVLIHHVIQDKSEDDQTKKNCLIYGNTRLTYSELNRQTDCLAHRLAVQIKKGDKILVKLSDPVAQLLYFFAVIKAGGACVLIDASTSEEVTAELIKRHKLNLYINENFEPPIGKAPILPDLHPQDVFFGALSSGSTGIPKLIWRDHQSWTSAFAAQSQAFNIDKTDTIYLVGSLVYTANLNSCLHIFAEGGAVVIAGNSMPRTWAREIADFQVSAIFMVPVNYRRLLKAMETPVVQIKSIISCGAKLDRNTVQDLLQYFPQSGIYEYYGASELGHVSYLTADESVNYPGAVGRAFPGVTISIEDGTIWVESPYLAPQYRPKASVGDLGRIDAAGYLYLLGRKHGLINTGGVKVIPEQVEDILLQCPGVAEAVVSGVEDPIRGQKVCAWLVKSKASLKSCDVLAFCRRKMLKHCCPQKIIFVDAMPLTANGKIDKIRLRREI, from the coding sequence TTGAAAGGTGCTGAAAACGTGCTGATTCATCATGTTATCCAGGATAAAAGCGAAGACGATCAGACGAAGAAAAATTGTCTAATCTATGGCAATACTCGACTCACATACAGCGAATTAAACCGCCAAACAGATTGTCTGGCCCATCGGCTGGCCGTGCAAATTAAAAAAGGCGATAAGATATTGGTTAAGCTTTCAGATCCTGTCGCGCAATTGCTGTACTTCTTTGCGGTTATAAAAGCAGGCGGCGCTTGTGTGCTCATCGATGCATCGACTTCGGAAGAAGTAACTGCAGAACTGATTAAACGACATAAGCTGAATCTATATATTAATGAAAACTTCGAACCGCCAATAGGCAAAGCGCCGATACTGCCAGACCTTCATCCGCAAGATGTTTTTTTTGGCGCTTTGAGCTCAGGCAGCACAGGTATTCCTAAGCTAATCTGGCGCGATCACCAGAGCTGGACCAGCGCGTTTGCGGCGCAAAGCCAGGCTTTCAATATTGATAAAACTGATACGATCTATCTGGTGGGCTCACTAGTGTATACCGCAAATCTTAACTCCTGTTTGCATATTTTCGCCGAGGGCGGCGCTGTCGTGATTGCCGGCAATAGCATGCCTCGCACCTGGGCGCGAGAGATAGCAGATTTTCAGGTTAGTGCAATATTTATGGTTCCTGTCAATTACAGGCGGCTACTAAAAGCGATGGAAACTCCAGTCGTTCAGATCAAATCGATTATCAGCTGCGGCGCAAAGCTGGATCGTAATACAGTTCAGGATTTGCTGCAGTATTTTCCCCAATCCGGCATATATGAGTATTATGGAGCGAGTGAACTGGGGCATGTAAGCTATTTGACAGCAGATGAATCGGTGAATTATCCTGGCGCTGTGGGCAGAGCCTTTCCCGGTGTAACCATTAGCATTGAGGATGGCACCATCTGGGTTGAGAGCCCCTACCTGGCTCCTCAATATCGGCCGAAAGCATCGGTTGGAGATTTGGGGCGAATCGATGCTGCAGGCTATTTGTATTTGCTAGGCAGGAAGCATGGCTTGATCAACACCGGCGGCGTAAAGGTAATACCAGAGCAGGTAGAAGACATCCTGCTTCAATGTCCCGGTGTCGCCGAGGCGGTAGTTAGCGGCGTAGAGGACCCGATCCGAGGACAGAAAGTATGCGCATGGCTGGTAAAGAGTAAAGCTAGTTTGAAAAGTTGCGATGTCTTGGCTTTTTGTCGGAGAAAAATGCTCAAGCATTGCTGTCCCCAGAAGATTATCTTTGTCGATGCAATGCCGCTCACTGCCAACGGTAAGATTGACAAAATCCGGTTGCGGAGAGAAATCTAG
- a CDS encoding thiolase family protein encodes MTKAYIIGGVRTPIGKTGGILRDLLPEQLAAAVLNETIARYRVSQKDIDQVILGNAVGPGGNIARVSVLEAGWPYRIPALTVDLQCGSGLSAVNLAVSQILSGQADLVIAGGVESTSMAPRRQFNPTDPRFQGENVYYEQAPFSPAAVGNPDVGEAAEALAEQMAISQKDMDLLALESHQRATLAREQGLLKDIIVPIQVQGETVEADECIRNNMSLKLLERMKPAFLAGGRITAGNTCLKHDGAAVILVASEAAVKKYALRPQAIVAGAANYGCDPNAFPLAPVFVIRKLLERTGLTLEAIDRMEINEAFAVKILACCRQLGYSLNKTNTLGGALAYGHPYGASGAIILLHLIKALKYANGRYGIAAIGAVGGMGVATLIERC; translated from the coding sequence ATGACCAAGGCGTATATTATCGGCGGTGTCAGAACCCCGATTGGAAAAACCGGCGGAATTTTGCGGGATCTCCTGCCTGAACAGTTGGCTGCTGCGGTACTGAATGAGACAATTGCCCGCTATAGAGTAAGCCAGAAGGATATTGATCAAGTTATACTGGGCAACGCCGTCGGACCTGGCGGCAATATCGCAAGGGTTTCTGTGCTGGAAGCAGGCTGGCCTTATCGTATTCCTGCGTTGACGGTTGATTTGCAGTGCGGCTCTGGATTGAGCGCCGTGAACTTGGCTGTCAGTCAAATCTTGTCCGGTCAAGCTGATCTTGTCATCGCCGGTGGGGTAGAAAGCACCAGCATGGCGCCGCGGCGGCAATTTAATCCCACCGATCCACGGTTTCAAGGAGAAAATGTATATTATGAACAGGCTCCATTTTCTCCCGCGGCAGTTGGCAATCCGGATGTCGGCGAAGCGGCGGAAGCGCTTGCCGAGCAAATGGCGATTAGCCAAAAAGACATGGATTTATTGGCTTTAGAGAGTCATCAGCGAGCAACTCTGGCTCGGGAGCAAGGCCTGTTAAAAGATATCATTGTACCCATCCAAGTGCAGGGAGAAACAGTTGAAGCTGATGAATGTATACGCAACAACATGAGTCTTAAGCTGTTGGAGCGGATGAAGCCGGCCTTCCTTGCTGGTGGCAGGATCACTGCAGGCAATACTTGCTTAAAGCATGACGGCGCAGCTGTTATCCTGGTCGCATCTGAGGCGGCGGTGAAAAAGTACGCACTAAGGCCGCAAGCGATTGTTGCCGGAGCGGCAAACTACGGATGTGATCCGAATGCTTTTCCTTTGGCACCTGTATTTGTTATTCGAAAATTGCTAGAGAGAACCGGTTTGACGCTAGAGGCGATCGACCGAATGGAGATCAATGAGGCGTTTGCTGTTAAGATATTGGCCTGTTGCCGTCAATTGGGCTATAGCCTGAATAAAACAAATACCCTAGGTGGCGCGCTGGCCTATGGTCACCCCTATGGCGCCTCAGGAGCTATCATCCTGTTGCATCTCATCAAGGCTCTAAAGTATGCCAACGGACGCTATGGCATTGCCGCTATTGGCGCAGTCGGCGGTATGGGAGTAGCTACGCTGATTGAAAGGTGCTGA
- a CDS encoding biotin transporter BioY: MGERSKVTDFVYAAMFAALTAVLGLISIPLPFSPVPVSGQSLGIMLAGSILTVKQAAFSVLTFVLIGAVGVPVFSGLTGGLGILIGPRGGYYLGFLVGAIVIALLRGQSSNPWRLALANLIGGIGVVYLFGVAWLSVVTGMSLEKAVMAGALPFIPGDLFKVFAASAIGTAINKRLRKSRQ; encoded by the coding sequence ATGGGTGAACGAAGTAAAGTAACCGATTTTGTTTATGCGGCGATGTTCGCAGCCTTAACAGCAGTGTTAGGGCTGATCTCGATACCGTTGCCATTCAGTCCGGTTCCCGTTTCCGGGCAGAGTTTAGGTATTATGTTGGCGGGAAGCATATTAACGGTAAAGCAAGCTGCGTTTAGTGTATTGACATTTGTTTTGATTGGCGCAGTTGGAGTGCCTGTTTTTTCAGGCCTGACTGGCGGTCTTGGAATTCTTATTGGCCCGAGAGGCGGCTATTATCTTGGCTTTTTAGTAGGGGCTATTGTTATTGCCTTGTTAAGAGGACAAAGCAGCAATCCCTGGCGGCTGGCTTTAGCTAATCTGATCGGTGGAATTGGCGTTGTGTATCTGTTTGGTGTGGCATGGCTCAGTGTTGTGACTGGAATGAGTTTAGAAAAAGCGGTAATGGCTGGCGCGCTTCCTTTTATTCCAGGCGATCTGTTTAAAGTCTTTGCGGCTTCTGCTATTGGAACGGCGATTAATAAACGCCTGCGCAAGTCACGTCAATGA
- a CDS encoding 2-phosphosulfolactate phosphatase, giving the protein MDSVLFAGERQSIKIEGFDFGNSPFDFSIDKVKNQIIIMTTTNGTNAIKATKEAYLTLIGSFINAAAVCQQAKKYGKDFYF; this is encoded by the coding sequence ATGGATTCTGTTTTATTTGCAGGGGAGCGGCAGTCAATAAAGATTGAGGGATTTGATTTCGGAAACTCACCCTTTGATTTTTCTATAGATAAGGTGAAGAATCAAATAATTATTATGACTACTACGAATGGAACAAATGCAATTAAAGCGACTAAAGAAGCGTATCTTACATTGATCGGGTCATTTATAAATGCTGCGGCTGTTTGTCAGCAGGCTAAAAAATACGGAAAAGACTTCTACTTTTAG
- the secG gene encoding preprotein translocase subunit SecG, whose translation MVTALMIFEAIICIALIATVVLQSGKSAGMSGSIAGGAETLFGGKKKGLDELLARATMILGILFGLVTMALVVLM comes from the coding sequence ATGGTTACTGCATTGATGATTTTTGAAGCGATTATTTGTATCGCTCTGATCGCCACAGTTGTTCTGCAATCCGGTAAGAGCGCTGGCATGTCAGGATCGATTGCTGGTGGAGCCGAAACACTTTTCGGGGGTAAAAAGAAGGGACTTGATGAGCTTCTTGCCAGAGCGACTATGATTCTGGGAATCCTGTTTGGTCTGGTAACGATGGCACTGGTTGTATTGATGTAA